One part of the Candidatus Paceibacter sp. genome encodes these proteins:
- a CDS encoding iron-sulfur cluster assembly scaffold protein: protein MADVDKWVYSDVVKDHFMHPRNFLANEPKDEEFDAFGEVGSFACGDIIKIWIRLDKETDKIKDIKWRTWGCATAIASASAFSEMLIKDGGMNLDEALKIKPQDIADYLGGLPARKFHCSILADKAFRKAVDSYRAVAATIKDRP from the coding sequence ATGGCTGACGTAGACAAATGGGTATATTCGGATGTGGTGAAAGACCATTTCATGCACCCGAGAAATTTTTTGGCCAATGAGCCAAAAGACGAGGAATTTGACGCTTTCGGCGAAGTGGGCAGTTTTGCCTGCGGCGATATCATAAAAATCTGGATAAGATTGGACAAAGAAACGGATAAAATAAAAGACATCAAATGGCGGACGTGGGGTTGCGCCACTGCCATAGCCAGCGCCTCGGCCTTCTCGGAGATGCTCATTAAAGACGGCGGCATGAATTTAGATGAAGCTCTTAAGATAAAACCGCAGGACATCGCCGATTATCTCGGCGGACTGCCGGCGCGGAAATTCCATTGTTCCATTTTGGCCGACAAAGCCTTCCGCAAGGCGGTTGACAGTTATCGTGCGGTTGCCGCTACTATCAAGGACCGACCTTGA